Proteins encoded in a region of the Vicia villosa cultivar HV-30 ecotype Madison, WI linkage group LG5, Vvil1.0, whole genome shotgun sequence genome:
- the LOC131602827 gene encoding uncharacterized protein LOC131602827: MANQLHAGKKLNLSQLLLGSLYENLSEAANLTKNFKSGSLLYAGPFWLLQLWLNATFETHLPFRGDVNEEDSTIKNRTIEGTRLAYLTPKEEMGKLHEHFLAYSMMFARRDQFDPSMAPFVHRTIGPEWFTRKFPPTSQDQQTESMEIWEAFLTPRLFSHRLRPSKGQCILMCYQPNLVSRQFGLTQITPKCLYEKRNHMCFHTLYLTEEECEQKIDKYVDVTNLSPIPFEPSFYSTPDFHQWWTEYYSSQIFDADSLAQELTAAFNDVQENFQKGTSTHIKEIQAFQKFFETIYRPDDLSRTVREAAVTLREKFSAKLNKLKLPSYVRPELRYEVAFKLNPPKFPPLPSADFGVALSPPFPDWFVCGNALKILQESTKKRAERVVPTKHTLDTFKGHLHIDLKHVRVLTPIPEGLD; the protein is encoded by the coding sequence atggctaatcaattgcatgctgggaaaaagctcaacctcagccaactacttctagggtctctttatgaaaaccttagtgaagctgcaaaccttaccaagaatttcaaatctggtagtttactttacgctggtcctttctggctattgcaactgtggcttaatgctacattcgaaactcatcttccctttcgaggagatgtcaatgaggaggatagcacaatcaaaaatcgaactatagaggggaccaggttagcttacctaactccaaaagaggaaatgggaaagcttcatgaacatttcctggcgtattcgatgatgtttgctcggcgtgaccagttcgatccttctatggccccatttgtacacagaacaataggtcctgaatggtttactcgaaaatttccaccaacatctcaggatcaacaaactgaatctatggaaatttgggaagcctttctgactccaagattattttcccaccgtcttcgaccatcaaagggtcaatgtatcctcatgtgttatcaaccaaatttggtctcgagacagtttgggctaactcaaataacacccaagtgcttatatgagaaaaggaaccatatgtgtttccacactttgtatttgactgaagaagaatgtgaacaaaaaatcgacaaatacgttgacgtcaccaatctttctcctattccttttgaaccttctttttactctacaccagattttcatcaatggtggacagagtattatagctctcaaatttttgatgctgatagccttgctcaggaactaactgcagctttcaatgatgtgcaggagaacttccaaaaaggtacttccactcatattaaagaaatccaagcttttcaaaaattctttgaaactatctataggcctgatgatcttagtcggaccgttcgtgaggctgcagttactttgcgcgaaaagttttccgccaaactaaataagttgaaattgccctcgtatgttcgaccagaactacgttatgaagtggctttcaaactcaatcctccaaaattccccccactaccaagtgctgattttggtgtggctctaagtcctcctttcccagactggttcgtgtgtgggaatgctctcaaaattcttcaagagagtaccaaaaaacgcgctgaacgagtggttccgactaagcataccttggatactttcaaaggacatcttcatatagat